A section of the Methanobacterium formicicum DSM 3637 genome encodes:
- a CDS encoding archaeosine biosynthesis radical SAM protein RaSEA: MNNQQPLNNLLPDIRKKALKRVKKRPPQELAASWSGDDLLYSGPGRTIFLVLPTAGCAWALAGSGGCSMCSYIADSPLEDVSSDELVEIFKEQFQRQIQKQEISGPTAIKIFVSGSFLNEEEIPETARQEIFKIINQYEDVEEVVVESRPEYVNEEILRDCCQLIPGKIFEVAMGLESASDDIRLQRINKGFTREDFEKAMTVIKSLKSDFKMEGKAYLLVKPILTSESEAIEDAVKSAQYAAEIGVGRVSFCPSTIHKGTLMEILWRRGSYQPPWIWSTLEIIRRVRSSVQIPVIMDTAGFGTRRGPYNCKKCNSKLKDAIIQSNINQTIPEDFECECKDKWVADVKYSNVNRSTTNLLKNH; this comes from the coding sequence ATGAACAATCAGCAACCCCTAAATAATTTACTTCCTGATATCAGGAAAAAAGCCCTGAAACGGGTTAAAAAAAGACCCCCACAAGAATTAGCTGCCAGCTGGTCCGGAGACGACTTGTTATATTCTGGACCTGGTCGGACCATATTCCTGGTTCTACCCACAGCAGGATGTGCCTGGGCTCTGGCTGGATCAGGAGGGTGTAGTATGTGCAGTTACATTGCGGACTCCCCCCTGGAAGATGTTTCCAGTGATGAACTGGTGGAAATTTTTAAAGAGCAGTTCCAGAGGCAAATCCAAAAACAGGAGATTTCAGGACCAACTGCCATTAAGATCTTTGTCTCCGGTAGTTTCCTCAATGAAGAGGAAATACCAGAAACTGCTCGGCAGGAAATCTTCAAAATCATCAACCAATACGAAGATGTTGAAGAAGTTGTGGTTGAATCCAGGCCAGAGTATGTGAATGAAGAAATATTAAGGGATTGCTGTCAATTGATTCCCGGGAAAATATTTGAAGTGGCCATGGGACTGGAGAGCGCATCAGATGATATTCGCCTGCAGAGAATAAACAAGGGATTTACACGTGAAGATTTTGAAAAGGCCATGACTGTTATTAAAAGTCTCAAATCAGATTTCAAAATGGAAGGTAAGGCTTATTTACTAGTTAAACCTATTTTAACCTCAGAGAGTGAGGCAATTGAAGATGCAGTGAAATCTGCCCAGTACGCAGCTGAAATTGGGGTTGGTCGGGTGTCTTTTTGCCCTTCAACCATTCACAAAGGAACTTTAATGGAAATTTTATGGCGCAGGGGTTCATATCAACCACCGTGGATATGGAGTACTTTGGAAATCATCCGCAGGGTGAGAAGCTCGGTCCAAATCCCTGTAATCATGGATACTGCAGGATTTGGAACTCGCAGAGGACCATACAATTGTAAAAAGTGCAATTCAAAATTAAAAGATGCCATCATACAATCCAACATTAATCAAACCATTCCTGAGGACTTTGAATGCGAATGTAAGGATAAATGGGTGGCTGATGTTAAATATTCCAATGTAAACCGGTCCACCACTAATCTCCTAAAAAACCATTGA
- a CDS encoding radical SAM protein, with protein sequence MVELVRKIKVKSVLNKQKHADEWFLSGYSLNPFSGCSFNCVYCYTRGSKYGENQVPGLAVKINAPEILVKQLKNRARKREYGFIAFGSATDPYLPVEKDLKITRELLMIILRFHFPVNILTRSPLILRDLDILEKIGKKAVLPPELENKMETGVVTSFSFSTTDENLSRIFEPGAPSPPERLKTMKECKKQGFLVGAIFMPLLPFLSDTEEHLEEMIKKVKENGADFILASGLTLFGEEPQDCKTRYYRVLEEHFPELVPKTRALFGNSFAPSRRYQQELHHRVFKLSKKYGIRNSVYKEGNVYGNWFEK encoded by the coding sequence GTGGTTGAACTGGTCCGGAAAATTAAGGTCAAATCTGTTTTAAACAAACAAAAACATGCTGATGAATGGTTCTTGTCGGGTTATTCCTTAAACCCATTCTCAGGGTGCTCTTTTAACTGTGTCTACTGTTACACCAGGGGTAGTAAGTACGGTGAGAACCAGGTCCCGGGTCTGGCAGTTAAGATTAATGCACCCGAAATACTGGTTAAACAGCTTAAAAACAGGGCACGCAAAAGGGAATATGGATTTATCGCTTTCGGTTCAGCTACCGATCCTTACCTGCCAGTGGAGAAGGACCTGAAGATTACACGGGAACTTTTAATGATCATTTTAAGATTTCACTTCCCGGTGAACATTTTAACCCGATCTCCACTGATCTTGAGAGATCTGGATATCCTGGAAAAAATTGGCAAAAAGGCAGTTTTACCTCCTGAACTGGAGAATAAGATGGAAACTGGGGTGGTAACTTCCTTTTCTTTCTCCACCACCGACGAAAATCTCTCCAGAATCTTTGAACCTGGAGCACCATCTCCCCCGGAGCGATTGAAGACCATGAAAGAATGTAAAAAGCAAGGTTTCCTGGTGGGGGCCATATTCATGCCACTTTTACCATTTTTATCAGACACAGAGGAACATTTAGAGGAAATGATTAAAAAAGTTAAAGAAAATGGTGCTGATTTCATCTTAGCCAGTGGATTAACCCTTTTTGGTGAGGAGCCCCAGGACTGTAAAACCCGTTACTACCGTGTTCTGGAGGAGCACTTCCCAGAACTTGTACCTAAAACCAGGGCACTGTTTGGAAATTCCTTTGCACCCTCACGTAGATATCAACAGGAACTTCATCATAGAGTATTTAAACTCTCTAAAAAGTATGGAATTCGTAACAGTGTTTATAAAGAGGGGAATGTGTATGGAAACTGGTTTGAAAAATGA